One Streptococcus gallolyticus subsp. gallolyticus DSM 16831 DNA window includes the following coding sequences:
- a CDS encoding nuclear transport factor 2 family protein yields the protein MENGILSVEEILKNRYRQVNDAMVAKDTKTLAELIAPDSVLVHMTGYVQSVKEWLAQIESEEMRYYAWQEDAIKAIHITDNTASLVGQSRVKARVWGAGPATWRLQIKMDFEKIDGDWKIIKQSASTY from the coding sequence ATGGAAAATGGAATATTGTCGGTAGAAGAGATACTTAAAAATCGTTATCGCCAAGTCAACGATGCTATGGTCGCAAAGGACACGAAAACCTTGGCTGAATTGATAGCACCTGATTCAGTTCTCGTTCATATGACGGGTTATGTACAATCTGTGAAAGAATGGCTAGCGCAAATTGAAAGCGAAGAAATGCGCTATTATGCATGGCAAGAAGATGCCATAAAAGCCATTCATATCACTGACAATACAGCCAGTCTTGTTGGGCAAAGTCGTGTTAAAGCACGAGTTTGGGGAGCAGGACCAGCCACTTGGCGCCTGCAAATTAAAATGGATTTTGAAAAGATTGACGGTGATTGGAAAATTATCAAACAAAGCGCAAGCACTTACTAG
- a CDS encoding aldo/keto reductase, with protein MDYKTLSNGVKMPILGFGVYQVPDLDECERVVSDAISVGYRSIDTAQAYMNEEAVGNAIRKSGIAREEFFITTKIWISNYGYEKAKASLDASLAKLQTDYIDLVLLHQPFGDYYGAYRAMEEYYKAGKIKAIGISNFAPDRVADLAIFADVTPMVNQVETHVFNQQLNARKTMDEYGVQIESWGPFAEGRNDFFTNETLVAIGQKYHKSAAQVALRYLIQRDVIVIPKTVHKNRMEQNFDVFDFVLTDDDMAEILKLDMGESQFFSHADPETVKMISSFKI; from the coding sequence ATGGACTACAAAACGTTATCAAATGGCGTTAAAATGCCGATTTTAGGATTTGGTGTGTATCAAGTGCCAGACCTTGACGAATGTGAGCGCGTGGTTAGTGATGCGATTTCGGTTGGTTACCGCTCAATTGACACCGCTCAAGCTTATATGAATGAAGAAGCTGTTGGAAATGCTATCCGCAAGTCTGGTATTGCGCGTGAAGAATTTTTCATCACAACTAAAATTTGGATTAGCAATTATGGCTATGAAAAAGCCAAAGCTTCTCTGGATGCTTCTTTAGCGAAACTTCAAACAGACTACATTGATTTGGTGCTTTTACATCAACCATTTGGTGATTATTATGGTGCTTATCGTGCCATGGAAGAATATTATAAAGCTGGTAAAATCAAAGCAATCGGTATCAGCAATTTTGCACCAGACCGTGTAGCAGATTTGGCTATTTTTGCGGATGTCACTCCAATGGTTAACCAAGTTGAAACGCACGTTTTCAATCAACAATTAAATGCTCGCAAAACAATGGACGAATATGGTGTTCAAATCGAATCTTGGGGACCATTTGCAGAAGGGCGCAATGATTTCTTTACCAATGAAACACTTGTTGCGATTGGACAAAAATATCATAAATCAGCTGCGCAAGTTGCCCTACGTTACTTGATTCAACGTGATGTTATTGTTATTCCTAAAACAGTTCATAAAAATCGTATGGAACAAAATTTTGATGTCTTTGACTTTGTTTTAACAGATGATGACATGGCAGAAATTTTGAAACTTGATATGGGTGAAAGCCAATTCTTCTCACATGCTGACCCTGAAACAGTTAAAATGATTAGCTCGTTTAAGATTTAA
- the nmlR gene encoding stress response transcriptional regulator NmlR, translating to MNIKKVSEQIGISADTIRYYERIGLLPRVTRNKSGVRDFSERDIATLEFVRCFRKAGMSVESLIEYMALVEEGDGTEEARMTLLEEQRDKLAERIAELQSAHDRLNHKIENYQNIILKKEQALFEDDENE from the coding sequence ATGAATATCAAAAAAGTAAGCGAACAGATAGGAATTTCAGCAGATACCATTCGCTATTATGAACGAATTGGCTTGCTTCCTCGAGTAACGCGTAATAAATCAGGAGTCCGTGATTTTTCAGAGCGTGACATCGCCACTTTGGAATTTGTTCGTTGTTTCAGAAAAGCAGGCATGAGCGTTGAATCTTTAATTGAATACATGGCCTTGGTGGAAGAAGGTGACGGAACTGAAGAGGCACGCATGACTTTGCTTGAAGAACAACGTGATAAATTGGCAGAACGTATTGCTGAATTGCAAAGTGCACATGATAGGCTCAATCACAAAATTGAAAATTATCAAAACATCATCCTCAAAAAAGAACAAGCTCTATTTGAAGATGACGAAAATGAGTAA
- a CDS encoding carboxymuconolactone decarboxylase family protein, which produces MTIKQTAGRDQLGEFAPEFAHFNDDVLFGENWNNNDIDLKTRCIITVVALMASGITDSSLKFHLQNAKANGVSKEEIAAVITHVAFYAGWPKGWAVFNLAKEVWNED; this is translated from the coding sequence ATGACAATTAAACAAACAGCAGGACGTGACCAATTGGGTGAATTTGCACCAGAATTTGCACATTTTAATGATGATGTGCTCTTTGGTGAAAACTGGAATAATAACGATATTGATTTAAAAACACGCTGTATCATCACAGTTGTGGCACTTATGGCATCAGGTATTACAGACAGCTCACTAAAATTCCATTTGCAAAATGCGAAAGCTAACGGTGTTAGCAAAGAAGAAATTGCAGCAGTCATTACACACGTGGCTTTCTATGCAGGTTGGCCAAAAGGCTGGGCAGTCTTTAACCTTGCCAAAGAAGTTTGGAACGAAGATTAA
- a CDS encoding cupin domain-containing protein has product MTDKATFDKENVFGQGQPNDAFAQYFDGQSFLNPLVGTDSPLFLANVTFEPGCRNHWHVHNADKGGGQILICTAGQGWYQEEGKEAVSLEPGKVIVIPANTKHWHGAKKDSWFSHISVEVPGENTSNTWLEAVSDDDYNAL; this is encoded by the coding sequence ATGACAGATAAAGCAACTTTTGACAAAGAAAATGTATTCGGACAAGGACAACCAAATGACGCTTTTGCGCAATATTTTGACGGACAATCATTCTTGAACCCATTGGTTGGTACAGATTCACCGCTTTTCTTGGCGAATGTCACTTTTGAACCTGGTTGTCGCAACCATTGGCATGTTCACAATGCTGATAAAGGTGGCGGACAAATTTTGATTTGTACAGCAGGTCAAGGTTGGTATCAAGAAGAAGGCAAAGAAGCTGTTAGCCTTGAACCAGGGAAAGTTATCGTGATTCCAGCCAATACCAAACATTGGCATGGCGCTAAAAAAGATTCATGGTTTAGCCATATTTCAGTGGAAGTTCCTGGCGAAAACACGTCAAATACTTGGCTAGAAGCCGTTAGCGACGACGATTACAACGCCCTTTAA
- a CDS encoding iron-containing alcohol dehydrogenase gives MNDFQFQNTTKVYFGKHQLQHLHQEVLKYGQKVLIADGGEFIRQSPLYAQVLKELTDNGIQIFELGSVEPNPRHTTVNRGVKLCKGNNIQTVLAVGGGSTIDCCKAIAATSCTDEDDVWTLIEKREPINQALAVIAMPTIASTGSEMDKSCVIANEELHLKKGLNGEAIRPKAAFLNPENTFTVPARQTACGGFDIMMHLLDMNYFVDSDKYPLQFNVVETLLRTIREQLPIALREPENYEARATLLWGASWALNSFCTSGFKTAPSNHGLEQFSAFYDQTHGLGLALVVTKWMTYLLEKDPTVAPDFARLGTNVLGCQPVDDVIEGAKNAIKAFDAFIVNDLGLPRTMTEIGLNDSKLSEMAHAAVTGYGDGTLKGYRELTEADCLAIYKMCL, from the coding sequence ATGAATGATTTTCAATTTCAAAACACAACCAAGGTATACTTTGGTAAACATCAACTTCAGCATTTACACCAAGAAGTCTTGAAATATGGACAGAAGGTGCTGATTGCTGACGGTGGTGAGTTTATTCGTCAATCCCCACTCTATGCACAGGTACTAAAAGAACTAACCGATAATGGTATTCAGATTTTTGAACTTGGTAGTGTTGAGCCTAACCCGAGACATACAACGGTTAATAGAGGGGTGAAACTTTGTAAGGGAAATAACATTCAAACGGTACTGGCTGTTGGTGGTGGCTCAACCATTGATTGTTGTAAAGCCATTGCTGCCACAAGTTGTACAGATGAGGATGATGTGTGGACGCTGATTGAGAAAAGAGAGCCAATTAATCAAGCGCTAGCTGTTATTGCGATGCCAACAATAGCGTCAACAGGTAGTGAAATGGATAAATCTTGTGTCATTGCAAATGAGGAATTACACTTGAAAAAAGGTTTGAATGGAGAAGCGATACGACCTAAAGCAGCCTTCTTGAACCCAGAAAATACCTTCACAGTACCTGCTAGACAAACGGCATGTGGTGGTTTTGATATCATGATGCATTTACTTGATATGAATTATTTTGTCGATAGTGATAAATACCCACTCCAGTTTAATGTTGTGGAGACGTTATTAAGAACAATCAGAGAACAACTTCCTATTGCTTTAAGAGAACCAGAAAATTATGAAGCTAGAGCGACCTTGTTATGGGGAGCAAGCTGGGCATTGAATAGTTTTTGTACAAGTGGCTTTAAGACAGCACCCAGTAATCATGGTTTAGAACAATTCTCAGCATTTTATGACCAAACGCATGGCTTAGGGTTAGCCTTAGTTGTAACAAAATGGATGACGTATTTATTAGAAAAAGACCCAACGGTAGCTCCAGATTTTGCTAGGCTTGGAACTAATGTTTTAGGCTGCCAGCCAGTTGATGATGTTATCGAAGGTGCTAAAAATGCTATTAAAGCCTTTGATGCCTTTATCGTTAATGATTTAGGGTTACCACGAACAATGACCGAAATTGGCTTGAATGATTCAAAATTATCAGAAATGGCTCACGCTGCTGTCACTGGATATGGTGATGGAACATTAAAAGGTTATCGAGAGCTAACAGAAGCAGACTGTTTAGCTATTTATAAAATGTGTTTGTAG
- a CDS encoding NAD(P)H-binding protein gives MTNVAIIGATGSLGRSLREELKDKADYKVTLFSRRAESLALASNEKAINGSATSGNDLDKVLADQDIVFVALSGDLPKMAREIVASMKRVGVARIVFVSSMGIYGEVAGEPKGVVAPILKPYRKAADIVEQSGLDYTILRPGWFDNGQDSTCQITQKGETFYGHDVSRKAIVTLVKHIIDQPETYLNTSLGLYR, from the coding sequence ATGACAAATGTAGCGATTATTGGTGCAACTGGTTCATTAGGACGCAGTTTGCGTGAAGAATTAAAAGATAAAGCTGACTACAAGGTAACGCTTTTCTCACGTCGTGCAGAAAGCTTAGCCTTGGCAAGTAATGAAAAAGCTATCAATGGCTCAGCAACATCTGGCAATGATTTAGACAAGGTTTTAGCCGACCAAGATATTGTTTTTGTAGCTCTATCAGGTGATTTACCCAAAATGGCAAGAGAAATCGTTGCTAGTATGAAGCGTGTTGGTGTGGCTAGAATTGTCTTTGTCTCATCAATGGGCATTTATGGGGAAGTGGCAGGAGAACCAAAAGGTGTAGTTGCGCCGATTCTTAAACCATATCGCAAGGCGGCAGACATTGTTGAACAATCAGGACTTGATTACACGATTTTGCGCCCAGGCTGGTTTGACAATGGACAAGATAGCACATGTCAGATTACGCAAAAAGGTGAGACTTTCTATGGACATGACGTTTCTCGCAAAGCAATCGTGACACTCGTAAAACACATTATTGACCAACCAGAAACTTATCTTAACACCAGCTTAGGCTTGTATCGTTAA